TAACTCTTTAAGAAATTACTAGGGAAAAGTAAACAATTGTTGCTAGACTTTGTAACTAGTAATGAcccaattatttttatattttaactatCAACAATTTTCTCTTAATTGTTTAATAGCTTTTTACACGATATTGGCAATTGATCACAGGTCGCAGAAACCAATTTTAACAAAACTCAAAATAAAGATTGCATtttcattagaaattttagtttctttttaaattGGTAGTACGTATTGCTTAATTCGAATGAATTCTTGGGTACGGTATAATTATGACAACTTGTGTAAGATAGATGACTACTTAAGTATAGTCTTTAATTACTATTAAAGACTTAAAAAAGGATAATTGTGAATTTAGGCGTTATAGAAGTTAACTTTACCAACATTACAAATAGCtgttacaaataaaaaagaatttcaaaggCTCTTGTACATaaagaatacaaaaaaaaaaaaaaaaatcttgtatctattattttatcaatttaaatgGAACCAGTCCagtcatgattaaaaaaaaaattatgaacaaaaCTTTAAGAaggagtgaataggcaatttagtccctgagattgtaaccagtttgcatattagtccttaacttaaattttaattcaaaatagtccctatctttacaTTCGTTATGCAAATAAGTCCTTACCGTTACATTCGAAGTTAACGTCGTTAATGAGATGTATTGTTGGCAATTATAGTGCCACGTAGGCTAACTAACGTGGCACTATTATTGGTagtattgcaaaatagtccttcttCTTCACTGTGCTTCTTCTTCGTCATCCTTCACTCAACCACTGTGCTTCTTCTTCGTCatccttcatcttcttcttctccctctccctctccctctctccCCTTCCTAATGTCatctcttcatcttcttcccGGTGCCACCACCACCCTCAACTCCGCATTCCTCCTCCACCCCCATTCTCCCCTCTTCCCCTCCAAAACCCTAACCCCCAAAAAACCCAAACCCCCCTCTGCCCTCCTCCAGTGGAATTGCAAACCAAAACCCCAACCCAAACCCTTTTGCAGAACCTATTGGTGTACCTTGGGCATAAAAAAGTCGCAGGAGTTTGCCTTCATAATTTCCCTCAATCTTGAAGCAAGAAATTGTTCCATCCTGTTGTAACCACTTTCAGATTTCTTAATTGACCATCGTCTTGTTTGAGCATCTCTAGATTACAAGCCTCCTGagtaaaaaatttcattgacgTTACAAGCCTCCTGTGTTTCATTCACCGCCGcattttgttcttgttgttgctcTTTCAACAGGAAACTCCTCCTTCAACAGGTACGCCATAGAACATTAGAATCCATCTTCTTTTTCTTGCTGGTATTAATTTACGGTGGGACCACATTGGAATTCATGCCTAAACTTTTTTCTGAGTGCCCTGTTTAACTTTAAAccgcttcatttttttttaattggctttgacatattcaatttttttttaaatataagataGTGCCTAAGTAGTATTGAACAGGTTGATGAAATCCATTATTGACTGATGCAAAATTGATACAGTCCCAGTACATTTGCTTctcaataaaaagatatttcCCAAGTCAAAACATTTTGGGGGTTTCTCTCACAAATgataatatcaattatttagTACTTGCTCTTTGCATCTGGtggggtgtttgttttcatgaagTTAGAAACTTCGAAtaatatttgttcaaatttCAACATTTCAGATTATGAGTGCGGTTCATTACTCTTGAAGCAAGGTTTGGTGGGGGTAAAAAAGGAATGAGTTTTGTTAATTCAAATCACACCCGTGGTTTCACATTATTCTTAATCGGGAAACTGAATTAAGGGTATTTTTGCATAGGGGAATAAGATCATGCCTGGCATTCTCTCAAGGCTGAATGCAACCATTTACTGTCGCATTCGGGAAGCAATAACAAGGCAACAAGGAGTGCCGACATCCTTGTACAGAAGTTCAGCTTTGCCTCTTTGTTCGCTCACTTCAAGTCACACACTTCACACAAAATCAATGATTACTGCCTCACATTCCAATGCTATGCTGGGAGATGTTTATGCTTATGGCTTAATCTCAGGTCGTGGTAGTGTGCGAGACTTCACAAAGCCTGCTGTAGGTTGCTTGAGGGGTAGTGTGAATCTAAGGAGACTACAACCATTGTATGGTCCTTTGAGTTTTGGGTGTTCTACTTTTGATGCTAATAGGAGGATCCGGGATTCGAGTTTGCTGCATGGATCATGGCTCAAGAATTTCTCAGCCTCTTCTTCTGCTTGCTACTCAGCCGGGGCTGCACATGCTGTCTCATTTGATGGAAGCCCTCCTGATGAACAGCTTGCAAATTCCTTTTTTTCGCCTGACCCGTATGTAATTGTTGTTCTTAATATTTTGAATTCTATTTCTCCATGAATTGcttcaaataatatattttggatGCCGATTTTGATGCCATGAAGGAAGCTTACCCTATTTATACCGTGTTTGAAAGAGTGGGGTAATGATTCTGCAGCAATTTGTgtttctttagatttttcaatttAGTCCTTGCCACATTGGACTCAAACTTGCCACATTGGGTTGCTTACGTGGACTGAGGTGTGCCAAATAGACATTTGACTAACGGaataaattagattttaacaGCAAGGACTTATTTGCATAACGGAtgtaaagatagggactattttgaattaaaatttaagttaaggactaatatgcaaactgattacaatctcagggactaaattgcctattcactcctTTAAGAAGCGTTAACGTTGGATAACCTTAAATTGCTTCAATTAAAGTGCAACATGGATTAGGACCATACAAGGAGCAGCAGCTATAGGAACACGTGGTAGATTCCTAGAACACCACGTGGTATTCATTTTCTGAATTTGCTTTTATTggaaaaaatgaagagaaaggGACAAGAGGAACCGAACAGGGACAGGGGCGGcaatttcacaaattttaaatagtCGTCTCGCGGATAAGGCTTCTTTCAACTTGTCTTCGCTGTTTCACACTTtaatgtataattaaaaaacCTTTTTCGATGAAGATAAGGATCACAATGTTTTGCTTCGGTGTGATGGTGATGTACCACAGATGAGGCCCCCATCAGCCACCGATCCTCCCTGACTGTCGGATTGCtgataaatcataaatatatgatttatttagtaTTTGATTCTTACACCTTTGGGAATACTAACTTtcttaaaaagttaattatacCCTGTAAGATAAATTACACTTTTAcagtaattttaaaagttaattataccattttcttaaaaaaaagccTTAAATTGTAGTTTTATCGTAATAAAATCTTATTAACTAATATTGCTAAATATTTTAACTAGTAATATTAATAGAAgtttatgattaaaattatttaaaagataaattgtgGAAGCTAAGTGTTGACAAtggaaattattttgatatcgTAGAATTCTAATCATAGACTTGAAAGTGTGTTTAGTAAGATTTTTGGagagtttaaaaaataacttataagttaTTTAGATCAAAATAAGTTACTTCCAAGTACTTAtgaaaataagttaattaataagatgttaattttttctcaattttattcttattaacttatttaatttttttaatattattaatttacgaTTATTTTCTTTGTATTCTACTTGGAATACTCAAACCTTTGTCTGtgaatcttctttttctttgatatttAGTCATTTTTATTCAACAAATTTGGCTTCTTTGTTTTGAACGCGATATAGAATTGACCTTCTCAAAATCTTTATTATTCAAACAATATAACTCATGCAtgtaaatttcatatttcaaatatCATGgccacttcttctttttttttaaagaagaaatatCATAGCCTCTTGAGATATAAAAATTTGGTCAATCTCAAATGATGGtttaaatactttaaaataaaaaaatcggcACCTACACTAAAATTAACTTTCTTGCAATAGTATTATTACTCGTGAATGTAATGTGAATAGCAAGATTAGGAATAAATAGTTCAATTTTTAAGTAACACTTTGATGGAATAAAAATGGAGGATAAGTGTGTCTAATTGATTGGATTGAGATTGGCCTATTTATATTATTGAGATGTGGGTGAACTATAGATGACATGAGTTAATTTCTATGATCGCTTTCAGCAatttggaaaggaaaaaaaaaaacttgttggtTAGAAAGTCTCTTTGGCAAAGAGGAAACAAACTATAAGAAATGCTAACATattcttttgaatatttttttatttgttaaaatttatcgaaaataataaaatttatgaatcaTATATCacatttaattagtttttaattttataatttttaataattttaatccgtcaaaaagaatatattttttatactcctCACAAATTATTCTACAAACTATATGTAAATAATATGATTTGGAACGAGCATCCAAATTTTAGTTACCCAGCTCAGTTTGGTCACATTTGGACTTTGAGTCATACAGAcaatatattagattttaaaacTTGATTCGATTATAAACATATCATAATCGGTTTTGATCTGAGGCAGCTATAACGAGTTCAAGCTACCgacatttttattttccctGCTTCAAAATTATGACAGTTGgtcatttttgttgttttatggttacaatcattttgttgtttaAGATTAACTtcgaattttctttaaaattataatatacattgattattattatttttgtgttggGATAATGTCAAGCGCTAAATAAATgggcttattttttttaaaagaaaaaatgcgtaatatgattgattaaaataatgCTAGGGTCGGGCTAGGGTCACAATTGCCCAAAATAATTTTCAGCTTTTTAGTCCACCCTGCAAGGAGACGAAGATTGAATTAAGCTAAACAAGATCACAAAAATTGACAACTCAATTAATTGGGTAAATAGTTAATTTAGTCTGTGTAATTTATACTCGTTGATAATTTTGTCCCTATActataaaaattacttatttagttTACAAATGTCAAATGTCAAAACAATTTAGTCTATCGTCTCCATTATTGGGTATAGCCTATGTGGCTCATACTCATCCACCTAACAAGTCCATATGTGCACAGTAGCTTTTCACGTCATTTTGAACTAAATTGtcactttttttaatgtattgatTTTCGTAGTAACAAACATAACGGTTACGTACAAATGAACTTTccttctaaatttttttcaccaaaacGTATATATTTTCTGACAAATTGATCCTTAACAAATATTACTAATTGACAAACTAACCCATCAAATAAGTGATAACTGACACCGAAAGCGTAACAGGTTGTGTCACGTTCTCACCGTGCTCCAGCTGCGTTCTTGTCACATCGCTCTGGTTGCATCGCTTTTGGCCACATTCTAGCAAGTGGCCACCAGACGGAAGCGCAATCGGTGCTAGAAAGAATGTGTGTTGCGTTCACTTTCTAGGTCTTGGGTGGTGGGGATGACATCATATTCTGGTCGCGTGAAAAATCTCCACGTTCTCGCAAGTGGCCACATGAGGAAGCACAACAAGTGCACGAGAATGGTGTGTGTCGCTGCAACAAGGAGAAAGGAATGGAATATAGCCCACTGGGTGGGGTTGGCTTTCAAAAAAGGAAACATTCATGAAAGGATTTTTTGTGATgttttacactttttaattttaatgacaaTTTAGTCCGTGTgtgttatatatttgttttgtcaCTTAAATCAATTTGAGTCATGTAGGCTACAACGATATGCAAAGATAGGAGGATTTTAATAGTTGGACTAAATTATTATAACATTTGATATTTGTGAgctaaatagatattttttataatataagaatGAAATTATTAGTAAGTATAAACTACAAGGATTAAATTAATGATTGAACTTAAAATATCTAGAgtcaaataattcaattaaaacatacttataattttaaagaatataatAGAGTTGTACATTCATAATTTATTaactaaacaattaaattttgttttattttcatttgataaaataaaaatacactttatcttcatatatatatatatatatatatatatatatatatatatatatatatatatatatatatatatatatatatatatatatatatatattaccgtgtttatttgatatgttaagggtgtcaatttttttgttagtttaagatataatatttacacacataaaaaactataatatttatatccatttcttttaaaagaaaagttaagtttttttcatatattaaataatttttacattataaagaacatttatactttatttttcatgataaaagatttttaactaaaatttgattagattttatcacattatttttttgttatttatcatGACCAAAAGTGCACACTAAAGGTGTGTTTGAAACCCGTTACAGTTAAGTTGACAGAAATTTCTTACTTCCCAATATACaaactatgaaagaaaggaagtgTTAGATCCACATTCAGTCCAACATAATATATATGCAAGTACAAACTAAATAGACAAGGTCAACATTAATTTACAATTTAGCATTAACTTAGCATAGGCTATGGGGCTTACACTAAAAGTTAGTAATCGACTTTTCTTGTGACACTATGTGCCCTAAAAAAGTGAATACTagttttttgtaatatttttttaaaataatagcaaTATTAATTATGCTGATTTTTTTTAGGGTTAAATGAGATTTTTGTCCTCCAcctattttagattttaatttttaatcccttttaaaaaatttcctatTTTTAACTCATGTTGAAATTCAGATCACTAAACTTAGttccactaaaaaaaattgttcatttttattGCTCAAAACTAGTTCATAAAAATAGGGGAAAAAGGTTAAAATTCAATCTCACATAAACTAATTTTgactaaaaaacaaacaaaggattaaaaatgagaaaaaaaatagaagaattaaaaatagtcaACTAAAATTCGATAAAGACTAAGAatggataaattttaaatgtgactaaatatcaaaattttgtaatagttaaggaaccaaaattttatttaaccttttttttaatttttaaaaaataacatgggGGTAAGCTGATGCAACATTTTTCTtcaacttttaaataaaattagtatgGGACATAACAACACTAAatgtttatgataatttatttttcacaatcatttatattattgtaaGCGATTTAGCTTGAGAGGTAGAGAGGGTGAGGGCAAGTTGGGGTAGGAAACACTTTAGGGGTAAGGTCAAACATTGGGACAAGGGTGATATGATAACaaccttcattggaagtggatGACTAGATAATCTAGGAATGAAATTTAACCCAATATTCAGCTTCCAGCACATATTGTTAACAGACAACCTTATCTCATGTTTTACTCCTTTGAATTGAGTGTTTTTAAAATGAGGAGAACGAACACTTTCAAAATTGCACGATAGACTAAAAAACACCAAAAAGGCCAGGTATTTCATGAGATACACTTTGAGATTAACTGAGACAAAATTTGGGAATTTGAGGGTTAGGGTTtgattcaataaaaatttggaaatgaaaataaaggaaCCAAAATTGGAAGGCTCCACAATCCATGGATCGATAAGCCTATGAATTCCACA
This region of Glycine max cultivar Williams 82 chromosome 7, Glycine_max_v4.0, whole genome shotgun sequence genomic DNA includes:
- the LOC102669446 gene encoding uncharacterized protein, whose amino-acid sequence is MPGILSRLNATIYCRIREAITRQQGVPTSLYRSSALPLCSLTSSHTLHTKSMITASHSNAMLGDVYAYGLISGRGSVRDFTKPAVGCLRGSVNLRRLQPLYGPLSFGCSTFDANRRIRDSSLLHGSWLKNFSASSSACYSAGAAHAVSFDGSPPDEQLANSFFSPDPYVIVVLNILNSISP